CAGGATGGAGATAAAGTCTCAGCTGTGAGCATGGAAGAATTCCAGGAATATGGATAAAACCAGCAAGAATTGtgttgggaatgggatgggaaaagCTGGATCCGTCTCCAGGTAAAAATTCCAATTTCAGCaacagaaaactgcaaaatgttcctttttttgGGATGTTTGAGGGGTTTAGGATGGAAGTTTGGAATGGGCTGAGAAATCCTTGATTGGAATTAATATTCCAAACTTTTTgaaatgtttgggatttgggaataaGGCAGAATTTGATCTGAGCTCTGTTTCAATTTCTCCTTTCCAGGTGTCTCCAGAAGTGGCTCCTGGGCTGaatctttgggaatttttcatGGAATTTCTTCTCCTGGTGCTGTTGAAAACCTTTGGAAAAGGActgttctcctggagaaaaaaattctgggACAATCTGGGATTTCAACGGAATTTCTGGGAATCcaaagctgctttttcctttgtttttttttcttccagagaaaaaaatacgGATTTTGATTGTTTGAAGGtgcagaaaattcctttttcttttgttactgAGGGAATTTATTTCCAGTTCCAAGCCAGAATTCCATGTTTAAAGCTGCTCCTGTCGTTGTTTGTATTCCAAGAGTTTgggaattaaaagaaaattgggAATTGTAATATTGGGAATAAATCTGAAGGGTTATTTTTCCGTGGTAcaattttccttctgtgatttttaattcctggggtgttttttcctgctttgtttttatAGGAATTCTGAATTTGTGGGGCTGGTTTTTAATGGgaatggttggggttttttcctggtttgtttCTGTCAGGAATTTAGAATTTATGGGATTGTTTTTTTGCAGGAATTTGagttttttctcttgtttttaacaagaatttttaatggaattcctgggatttctcctgtttatttttaagaggaATTTTGAGTTTGTGGGATTTGTTTTTACCAggaatttttaatggaattcCTGGGAACTTTTCCTTGTTTATTTCACCAcgaattttgaaattatttggaTGTGTTTTTAAGGGGAATTTTTCAATGGAATTTGTCCTGTCCGTTTTTACCAGGAATTCTgaatttatgggatttttttccttgttaatTTTTAACAGGAATTTGTGGAGTTTTTCCCTTGTTAATTTTTACCAGGAATTCtcagtttgtgggatttttccttgtttatttttaagaggaATTTTGAATCGATGGGATTGGTTTTTAGCAGGAATTTGTGATggaatttgtggaatttttccttgtttatttttaagaggaATTTTGAATTtgtggggttggttttttttttcctaggaattTGAATAGGAATTTTGAATTGATGGGATtaattttcccaggaatttctgggattttcccttgtttattttcccaggaatttctGAGGTTTTCCCTTGTTTATTTCCCACAGGAAATTGcaacttttccctttctcttcccagGATTCCCTCCCAAATTCCACAGGAATCCTCCTGTTCCTGGGGTGAATTCCTCTGGAAAATCCCTGGGAATTGTTTGTTCATCCCTTGAATGTCCCTTTGTTTTCCCACAcaaaaatttccttctttttattgGGAACAACTCCCAGCTCTGCACGGCTGGGAatggaaaaaattcccaaaatcccccaaatccccaccctcagcttttccagctgggGAACTTTGGGATCAAACAAATCCCTGGGATCCAGGAATTCCGTGGAAAACACCCTTGGGATGCCACAGGAATTTCCaagttgtggtttaacccctTAAAGTTGGAATTTTTTGCAACGTTCCAGcgaaaaaaattgggaaaatctgatttaaaaaattgaggaaaagcTGATTTGAAGGTAAAACATGAGGAGAAAAATTCCAGGATAGCTCCAAACTTCCCTACAttggaattattatttttttttaaattaaattagctTTGTCCTGAGAAAATGTACGGAATAATTGGAGTATTCCTGATTTTTCTGATGGaattttccaatattttccTGCTTTACTGGCCTGGATTAATTTGgtaaaatcccccaaaaattcaggaTGAGTTAAAAATCCAAGGAATTCTGGGATAATCCTTCAGAATTTAGGAACAACGGgtgaaaaacatggaaaaattgaataaatttgAAGTAAAATCCACAATTTCTTGGAATTAAATCACTTTAtatgtgggaaaggctggaaaatccAGGATTTTTGCTGTCAGAAATCCATGAGGGGAATGAGaaaaaggtggggaaaaaaaatttggatcCTTGGGAAAACcaagggggaaagaaagggaaaaaaagccaaatttggGGATAAAAACTTCCAGGGAAttccaggaaataaaaaatattttggatttggggtgagaaatgggaaaatgggaatggcAGAATTTTCTGGAGGCGAATCCACAGGATTGATGGAGCCATTCCCAAAAACTCCAAGAGAATTCCAATGgaatggaaaatttgggaattcttgTTGGGATCAGTGCAGAGGTTTTTTCCTGGCTgtttttccaggaattccaCTCCAGGTTGTTCCTTTTGGGAATTTTGCCcattccctccttttcccaggGATCAATCCCACGGGAATGTTGAGTTTCCCTCTTTCCCAGGATTTCCTGGAGCTGCTTCCATGGGCTTTGGAAGAGCTCCTGGAAttcctgaggaggaggaaatccCATGGAATCCTTGGAAAAGTTGGGAACTGGGGGAGGTTTCCTGTCCAAACCAGGGATTGAATTCCTCAGGATGAGGAAATTCCGCAGAATCCAAAGAAAACTTGGGAATGGAGCTCTGGCCCCCACTCCCAacattcccacctggaattcCCATTCTTTGGAGCTGGGAGAAGCCCCTTtggagccccaaatcccacctggagcagGAGAATTCCTGGTTTTTTCCCTATGGATGCACAAAGAGCTGGAAAGGCAGCGGGAAAAGGAGGGAACGGCTCCATCCTGGGAAAAACCTTTGGGATCCCAGAAATACCGGGATAAAGGCACGGAGATCCCAGGAAAAGGCTGGATTTGGGATAGGGAAaagggtggatttgggatggggaaaagtctggatttgggatgggggaaaagGCTGGATTTGGGATAGGGAAAAGTCTGGATTTGGGATAGGGAAAagtctggatttgggatgggggaaaaggctggatttgggatgggacaaagctggatttgggattggacaaagcaggatttgggatggggaaaagcTGGACTTGGGATGGGGAAaagctggatttgggatggggaaaaagctggatttgggatggggaaaaggCTGGATTTGGGATAGGGAAAAGGCTGGATTTGGGATAGGGAAAAAGATGGATTTGGGATAGGGACAaagctggatttgggatgggacaaagctggatttgggatggggggaaaagctggatttgggatgggacaGGGCAGGATCGAATCCAATTTATCCCGAGATCCTGGGGGTGTTTGGAATTGTTGGGATCAGCTCCTGGCGGTTATTCCGGGCGGGATCCGGGGGCTCGGATGCCTCTGGAATGTTTTTACCTGGATCTGCTGCTGACATTCCCATGGCAACGTCATCCCGGGTGGATTTGTTCCGTTGGGAATCCAAGGCCGGGGGCTGGAGAAGACATTCCCGGCCTGTTCCTGACAGGGAAATTCGGGAGCGGATCCCGTCAGTGGCGGCTCCAGATGGGTTTGGCAGGAACACAATTCCCGAGGGAtgcaggggacagggaatgTCCAAGGCAGGGATTGGCACAGGGATAAACAACAGCTGGGAAAAGCGGGATCGGGATGGGCCACGGAGCTGGGCgggatttgggaagggaggATAACGGGAATGAgcggggatttgggattcatCCCAGCTGGAGCCATCCCTCCCTCGGGAACGCTGTGAGCTTTTCCAGGATTTCCCTTTGGAGTCTCCCGGGATCTGTTGGAGGTGAACGGGAGAGGCTGGAGATGGGAAAAGGCTCCTGGAACTTGGATTTTCCTTTGGATCCTGGGGAAATCCGGGATGCTGGGAAGTGCTGATGGATTTCATGGAGTGTGGGGGATTGGAGGAAGTGTGgagggctgggaaaggagggaacgggaatggggaaggagggaatgggaatgggaatggggaaggagggaatgggaatggggaaggagggaatgggaatgggaatggaaatgggaatgggaatgggaatggggaaggagggaatgggaatgggaatggggaaggagggaatgggaatgggaatgggaatggggaaggagggaatggaaaagggaatgggaatggggaaggagggaatggaaatgggaatgggaatggggaaggagggaatgggaatgggaatggggaaggagggaatgaaaatgggaatgggaatggggaaggagggaatgggaatgggaatggggaaggagggaatgggaatgggaatggggaaggagggaatgggaatgggaatggggaaggagggaatgggaatgggaaggagggaatgggaatgggaatgggaaggagggaatgggaatgggaaggagggaatgggaatggggaaagagggaatgaaaatgggaatggggaaggagggaatgggaatgggaatggggaaggaggaaatgggaaagggaatgggaatgggaatggggaaggagggaatggaaatgggaatgggaatggggaaggagggaatggAAGATGATCCCTGCTtgggatttctgggaaaaaGGAATCCCCAGGGATGCTCCCGTGGGCCCCCTGATTATCCCAGGATCTGGGCTTGGCTGCTCCATGGAAATTTGGGATTCCACGGAACACAGCCGATCCCTGCAGGATCCAGCTTTGGGATGCTCCGTGCCAGGAGCTCTTCAGAGGGAGGCTGGGGGATTCCAAAAAGGAATTGTTGGGATTTAGGGATCGCTCCGGAGCCATGGGAGCGGCGGCGGACACGGAGTGGCTGCGCTGGGTGAGCAAAAGATTTGGGAATGTCGCcgggaaggagaaggaaatcagCCTGGAAGAGTTCAAATGTGCCCTGCAGGTCAAGGAGGTCAGGGATCAGTGGGAAGAGGGAATGGGATCCCTGGGAAGGGGGAATGGGATCCGTGGGAAGAGGgaatgggatctgtgggaagagggaatgggatctgtgggaaggaaggaatgggatctgtgggaaGGAAGGAATGGGATCCgtgggaaggagggaatggGATCCGTGGGAAGAGGGAATGGGATCCgtgggaaggagggaatggGATCCGTGGGAAGAGGGAATGGGACTCGTGGGAAGAGCGAATGGGATCCGTGGGAACAGGGGAGGGATCCATGAGAGAGAGATAAGAGATCCTTGGGAAGAGGGGAGAGATCAGTTGGAATTCCCTGCTCCATGGAGCATTCCCTGATTCTCTGATCCATGAAGAACATTCCCTGCTCCATGGGAATATTCCCAGTTCCCTGATCCATGAAGAACTTTCCCAATTCCCTGATCCATGGGACCATTCCCTGCTCCGTTGGAACTTTCCCAATTCCTGCTCCATGgggccattccctgctccattGGAACTTTCCCAATTCCCTGCTCCATGGGAACATTCCCTGCTCCATGGGAATATTCCCAATTCCCTGATCCATGAAGaacattcccattccctgctccatggGACCATTCCCTGCTCCATTGGAACTTTCCCAATCCCTGCTCCACGGGAACATTCCCGCTTTTCCCGCAGTCCTTCTTTGCCGAGAGGTTTTTTGCGCTCTTCGATTCCGACGGGAGCGGCTCCCTgagccaggaggagctgctgggatcccTGCGCCGGCTGCTCCGcgggaattccatggaaaagCTCCGCTTCCTCTTCCAGGTGTACGACGTGGATGGTGAGAGAGAAAAACGGGATtccttgggggttttttgggatagATTTGGGATTTGGTCTTCTCCGAGCGTCCGGCTTTGGCTGGGATGAGGCTGCTGCCCTCATTCcatgtgggaatgggaaaattCCAGCGGGAAGCCGAGGATTCCATTGGTCACACTCGCTCCAATCCCAGCTCCCCATCCCACTTTCCCGAAATTCTGGGatcatttgggttggaaaagccctcagGGATTCAATCCAACCGTTCCCACGCCTGACCCTGTCCCCAAGTCCCCTTCCAACGTCGCCCTTTCCAGGAAGGAATATTCCCAAACTTCCCCGGATGCCATTCCCATGATCCTCTCCCTGGTTCCTGGGAGCAGATCCTGACCCACCCAGGATATTCCACCCCGCAAGGGAAATTCCTGGATTGGGACTGGAAAATTGGGATGGAGGTGACTCCATGGGCtgtgggatattgggatggaGGTGACTCCATAGGGCTCTGGAATATTGGGATGGAGGTGGCTCCGTAGGACTGGAATTTCGGGATGGAGGTGGCTCCGTAGGACTGGAATATTGGGATGGAGGTGGCTCTGTAGGGCTGGAATATCAGGATGGAGGTGACTCCATAGGACTGGAATTTCGGGATGGAGGTGGCTCCGTAGGGCTGAAATATTGGGATGGAGGTGACTCCATAGGGCTGTGGGATATCAGGATGGAGGTGGCTCCGTAGGGCTGGAATATCGGGATGGAGGTGACTCCATAGgactggaattttgggatggaggTGACTCCGGAGGGCTGTGGGATATCGGGATGGAGATGACTCCGTAGgactggaattttgggatggagaTGACTCCGGAGGGCTGTGGAATATCGGGATGTAGGCGCCTCCATGGGCTGTGGGATATTGGGACGGAGATGACTCCGGAGGGCTGTGAGATATCGGGATATCGGGATGGACATGACTCCAGAGGGTATCGGGATGGAGATGACTCTGGAGGGCtgtgggatattgggatggaGATGACTCCATAGGGCTGTGGGATATCGGGATGGAGGCGCCTCCATGGGCTGTGGGATATCGGGATGGAGATGACTCTGGAGGGCTGTGGGATATCGGGATGGAGATGACTCTGGAGGGCTGTGGGATATCGGGATGGAGGTGACTCTGGAGGGCTGTGGGATATCGGGATGGAGGCGCCTCCATGGGCTGTGGGATATCGGGATGGAGGTGGCTCCGTAGgactggaattttgggatggaggTGGCTCCATAGGACtgtgggatattgggatggaGATGACTCCAGAGGGTATTGGGATGGAGATGACTCCGGAGGGCTGTGGGATATCGGGATGGAGGCGCCTCCATGGGCtgtgggatattgggatggaGATGACTCCAGAGGGTATTGGGATGGAGATGACTCCGGAGGGCTGTGGGATATCGGGATGGAGGCacctccatgggctgtgggATATCGGGATCCTCCCGGCTCCCAGGGAGCGGCTCCATCGACGCCGAGGAGCTGCGGGTGGTGCTCCGGGGGTGTCTCCGGGAGAATTCCCTGTCCCTTCCCGAGGAGCGGCTCGGGGCCCTGAGCCAGgccctgctccaggccctggaCCGGGATCACAGCGGCTCCATCACCTTCCCGGAGCTGcgggagcagctggaggcatTCCCCGAGCTCCTGGAGAGCCTGAGCAGCAGGTGGGGACGGGAACTCCGGGATTTCTGGGAAAGGATCCCATGGGGAGCCCACAGCGGGGCTGGGAGCGGCTGGAGAGGTTTGGGATTGGAGCGGAGATGGGTCGGGATGGGGGCAGGGTTTGGACcagggatggtttgggatggggcagggtttggattttgggatggatgcagggatgctgcCACTCTGGCTGTAGGGCCGGGTaccaccctgggctggggacTTCTCCAGCTCCCTGTTCTCCatccaaacccccccaaattcccatccaaacccccccaaattccatctgaaccccccaaattctcacccAAACCCCTACAAATTCCCCatccaaaccccccaaattctcacccaaacccccccagattCCCATCCAAACCCCTCCAAATTCCCATCTGAACCCCTCCAGATTCCCCATCcgaaccccccaaattcccatccgaacccccaaattcccacccaaaccccccaaattcccacccaaaccccccaaattcccatccaaccccccccaaattcccatccgaacccccaaattcccacccaaaccccccaaattcccacccaaaccccccaaattcccatccgaaccccccaaattcccatccgaacccccaaattcccatccaaaccccccaaattcccatccgAACCCCAcaaattcccacccaaaccccccaaattcccacccgAACCCCTACAAATTCTcacccaaacccctccaaatTCCCCATCCAAACCCCTCCAAATTCCCATGCAAACCCCCCAAGATTCCCATCCAAACCCCCCAAGATTCCCATCCAAACCCCTACAAATTCCCATCtgatccccccaaattcccatccgAACCCCTACAAATTCCCATCCGAACCTGCAAGATTCCCATCCGAAACCCACAAATTGCCCATCCGAACCCCCAAATTCACATCCAAagcccccaaattcccacccaaagcccccaaattcccacccaaaccccccaaattcccacccaaacccccccaaattcccacccaaaccccaattcccattttcccagtgCCGCCAGCTGGCTGAAGCCccccagtcccagccctgctgagccctggctgtgctgcttttcccGGGAATCCCGCGGGGATCACCGGGCCGggatctgctgcttttcccGGGAATCCCGCGGGGACCACCGAGCCGggatctgctgcttttcccGGGAATCCCGCGGGGATCAGCGGGCCGggatctgctgcttttcccGGGAATCCCGCGGGGATCAGCGGGCCGggatctgctgcttttcccGGGAATCCCTCCGGGATCACCGGGCCCGGTGGTGCTGCCTGGGGCTCTGGGTCGCCACCTCGGCGCTCCTGCTCGCCCTGGGGGCTCTGTGGCACCGGGAGCGCGGCCCGGCCCTGgcgctggcccggggctgcgggcagAGCCTCAACCTCAACTGCGCCCTGCTGCCCGTGAGTGCCCGcgacaccggggggacaccgggggacaccgggggacacgGCCGGGAGGGAGCCGGGAAGGCCGGGAGGGGCCCGGGGTAGCCAGGAGGGATGCTGGCCCAAAGTTTCCTGTTGTTCCCGGAATTTCCCAGTTCCCCCTGGAATTTCCCATTGTCCCCCAATATTTCCCAGTCCCCCACTTGGAATTTCCCGTTGTCTCCCAACATTTCCCATTGTCCCCCTGGGATTTCCCAGTTCCCCTCTGGAATTTCCCATTGTCCCCCCTGGAATTTCCCATTGTCCCCCTGGGATTTCCCATTGTCCCCCTGGGATTTCCTATTGTCCCCCTGGAATTTCCCATTGTCCCCCTGGAGTTTCCCATTCCCCCACCTGGAATTTCCCGTTCTCTCCCGCCGTTCCCGTTCTCCCGGTTATCTCCCGGTCCCTCCCATTTCCATTTGGCATCTCCAggtgccctgtgcccccctcCTCGTCCACTGCgcgtccctgtcccctgtccccaccgctgtcccttgtcccctccctgtcctggtccctgccctcacccctgtcccctctttgcttcctgtccctgtcttcactcctgtccctctcccctgccctgtccccgctgtccctgccctgtcccctgtccccatcgctgtcccttgtccccatccctcacctcccttgtcccctgtccctgtcccccgccgctgtcccctgtcccctttgccccctgtcccctgtccctgtcgctgtcccctgccccctgtcgctgtccctgtccccttttTGCCCTCTGTCCCCGTCCTCTGTCCCCTctttgtcccctgtcccctctttgtcccctgtccctctcccctgtccccgtcgctgtcccctgtccctgttcccatccctgttcccatccctgtccctctcccctgtcccctgtccctgccgctgtccctgtcccctctttgccccctgtcccctgtcgctgtccctgtcgctgtccctgtcccctgtccctgtcccctttttgccccctgtccctgtcgctgtccctgtcccctctttgccccctgtccctgtcccgtggcTGTCCCCAGGCGCTGATGCTGCGGCGCTCCCTGACCCGGCTCCGTTCCACGCCGCTGGCGGAGCTGTTCCCGCTGGAGCTGCACGTGCGGGGCCACGAGCGCGTGGGACACCTggtgctggccctggggacagcccacgcgggggcacacctggcacgGGCGGGTCAGTGACACGGGACACGGGGCACACCTGGCACGGGCGGGTCAGTCACACGGGACACAGCTGGGTCAGTGACACGGGGCACACCTGGCACGGGCGGGTCAGTGACACGGGACACGGGTGGGTCAGTGACACGGGACacggggcacagctggcacggGCGGGTCAGTGACAcggacaggggacagggcacggacaggacaaggacagggcacggacaggggacagggggcagggCACGGCCACAGCCGCGGGCTCCGATCCCCCTCTAGCGGCTCCCGCCGGGCAGCCGAGGTCGTGAGCGGGATCCCAATCCCggcattcccaaatcccggcACCCCACATTCCCAAATCCCGGCACCCACACCCTGGTGGCATTCCCAGGGTGACATTCCCGGTGTGGCATTCCCGTGGAGCATTCCCGGTGGGACATTCCCAGTGGGGCATTCCCGGGGTTATTCCCGGGGGTTATCCCCGGCGGGACACTCCCGGGGGTGGCATTCCCAAGGGGTTATTCCCGAGGTGTCAATCCCAGCGGGGTTATCCCCGGTGGGCCATTCCCGGGGGTGGCATTCCCGGGGGTGGCATTCCCAGTGGGGCATTCCCGGTGGGACATTCCCGGGAGTTATTCCCGGCAGGCCACTCCCGGGGGTGGCATTCCCAGGGTGGCATTCCCGGGGTTATTCCAGGGGGGTTATCCCCGGTGGGCCATTCCCGGGCTGCCATTCCCAGGGTGGCATTCCCGAGGTGTCAATCCCGGGGGGGCTATTCCCCGGGGGGCATTCCCGGGGACATTCCCGTGGGACATTCCCAGGGGTATTCCCGGGGTTATTCCCAGGGGGTTATCCCCGGCGGGCCACTCCCGGGGGGGTATTCCCAGGGTGGCATTCCCGAGGTGGCATTTCCAGGGGGTTATCCCCAGGGGGGTTATTCCCAGTGGGACATTCCCGGGGGTTATCCCCGCGGGCCACTCCCAGGGTGGCATTCCCAGTGGGACATTCCCAGGGGGGTTATCCCCGGCGGGCCACTCCCGGGGGTGGCATTCCCAGGGTGGCATTCCCAGGGTGGCATTCCCAGGGTGACATTCCCGGGGGTTATCCCCGGCGGGCCACTCCCGCGGGTGACATTCCCAGTGGGACATTCCCGGGGGTTATCCCCGCGGGCCACTCCCGGGGGTGGCAGGTCCCTGCTGAGCCGTGCCGTGTCCCCAGGCCTGGCCGGGCCGCTGGCCCCGGGTGGCGTTGGCGGCTGTGCCCCGCAGACcgggctggccctgctggcgctgctcctgcccatgttcacctgctccagcccctgcgTGCGCCGCGGCGGCCACTTCCAGGTGATCCCACGGGAATTCCCGGCTGGAAGGTCGGGGGTGCcgtggtgggatttgggggcgCCCATCCTGGCGCTGCCCCGTGGGACGCCACGCTCACAGTTCGGGATTCCTGGGATTTTCTTCCCCAGGGGATGATTTCCCagttgggaaggaattcctggttgggagggggtgggatggaattccaggagaagctgtggctgctcctggatccctgggagtgtccctggagcagcctgggatggtgggaggtgttGGGATTGGGGTCCTTTCCAAGCCAAATCCCAGAGATTCCAGGattccctggagcagcctgggatggcaGGAGGTGTCGGGATTGGGGTCCTTTCCAAGCCAAATCCCAGGG
This genomic stretch from Taeniopygia guttata chromosome 10, bTaeGut7.mat, whole genome shotgun sequence harbors:
- the NOX5 gene encoding NADPH oxidase 5 isoform X4, whose translation is MGAAADTEWLRWVSKRFGNVAGKEKEISLEEFKCALQVKESFFAERFFALFDSDGSGSLSQEELLGSLRRLLRGNSMEKLRFLFQVYDVDGSGSIDAEELRVVLRGCLRENSLSLPEERLGALSQALLQALDRDHSGSITFPELREQLEAFPELLESLSSSAASWLKPPSPSPAEPWLCCFSRESRGDHRAGICCFSRESRGDHRAGICCFSRESRGDQRAGICCFSRESRGDQRAGICCFSRESLRDHRARWCCLGLWVATSALLLALGALWHRERGPALALARGCGQSLNLNCALLPALMLRRSLTRLRSTPLAELFPLELHVRGHERVGHLVLALGTAHAGAHLARAGLAGPLAPGGVGGCAPQTGLALLALLLPMFTCSSPCVRRGGHFQLFYWSHLSYIPVWFLLLLHAPQFWKWFLVPGSLFVLEKVLGWAWRRAGDLHILEAKLLPSKVTHLVIQRPKSFRFQPGDFVYLNIPAIAAYEWHPFSISSAPEQPETLWLHIRARGQWTTKLYEYFQQRESRGPEPNPPGKGWRERRSREQEGSVASGRDGAVELTAFRASGAAFPGKDLEQGGAGPGETQRSCSVKCFLDGPYGSPSRRIFTSEHAVLIAAGIGITPFASILQSIMFRYRRRKQSCPSCHFSWSEERCDEEMTLRKVDFIWITRDQQHLQWFLGLLAKLETEQAELEPGAQVFGKVALERRGNVAVFFCGSAALAGIIRRHCRAFGFRFSRENF